The genomic stretch CGGCCGCGTGGCAAAACGGGCAGCGCGGAAGCCGACCAGATCGGGGAAGCCGTGGAGCAAAGCGAGGCCGGCATGCGAGCCCGTCGCCACGAAGTGCGCGATGAGGTTTCCGAAACCGGTGTTTCGAAGCCGAAAGACACGACGAGGCGGCACTAACCCTAGGCAGGTATCAGGAGCCGCACTGCCGCAGTTGTTCAGCATAGTCCCGCGCCATCTTGTCGGTGGCCCGGGCATAGCCCTGCACGCCGGCGTCGCCACGATTGCCTCGACCATAGGCGGTCCAGCCGAGATAGTAGGCGAGGTAGAGATTGTAGGTGTCGTTGCGCGCGACGCCGTAGGTGTCCGCGGTCTTGGAATGATACCAGCCGACGAAATCGACGGCGTCGGCGAATTTGGTGCGCCGCGCGGCCCAGTTGCCGGTTTCGCGCTGATATTGCGACCAGGTGCCGTCGAGCGCCTGCGAGAAGCCGGTGGCGGAAGAGACGTGCTTCCAGGGGATGAAACCGAGCAGCTTGGTGCGCGGCGGCCGGGCATTGCTCTTGAAGCCGGATTCCTTGCGCACCGTCGCCATCAGCACCGGGACCGGCACGCCATATTTCTGCTCGGTGCGTTCGGCCGCCGACTGCCAATTGTCGAACCAGCCGTCATTCTGGTCGAAGACGGCACAGACATTGTTGATGTGACTGGGCGCGGTCGCGCAGGCCGAAAGTGCCAGCAACACGCCAATCGCTACAATTCTACTAAAACTCGACCTACGCATTGGGTGAGCAATAGGCCGAAATCATAAAAGGAGTCTTGCTGCCGCCGTTAACGCTTCGCCGGCGCGAGCGCACGGGAAAAAGCCATGTTGATATTCCGACGCTTTCTGCCGCTTTTTATACAGTGACGCTGCGCAAATGCCGCCTTGGCTAAAATCACGCCCGCAAACGGCGTATTTCTGACAGCTTGCCTGGCTGGCCGAGGCTTTGATGCCGGGCATGAACGAACCAAGACGCAAGCGCGGCGCCGATCGCACCAGCAACCGGGGGCCGGCGCCCATCCCGCAGCTGCCGCAAAGGCGGGTGAC from Mesorhizobium sp. 113-3-3 encodes the following:
- a CDS encoding transglycosylase SLT domain-containing protein, which produces MRRSSFSRIVAIGVLLALSACATAPSHINNVCAVFDQNDGWFDNWQSAAERTEQKYGVPVPVLMATVRKESGFKSNARPPRTKLLGFIPWKHVSSATGFSQALDGTWSQYQRETGNWAARRTKFADAVDFVGWYHSKTADTYGVARNDTYNLYLAYYLGWTAYGRGNRGDAGVQGYARATDKMARDYAEQLRQCGS